A genome region from Chryseobacterium indicum includes the following:
- a CDS encoding four helix bundle protein, producing the protein MSTIKFHQDLKVFQKSVEFAMIIFELTKSFPKEELYSLTDQIRRSSRSVSANISEAWGKRKYEKSFVAKLTDSEGEARETQTWLLYAWKCKYINEEQLISLNKQYNQIIGMLVNMMSQSGKWCSFSQNKNE; encoded by the coding sequence ATGTCAACAATTAAATTTCACCAAGATTTAAAGGTGTTTCAAAAGTCAGTAGAATTTGCGATGATAATTTTTGAACTCACAAAATCTTTTCCTAAAGAAGAACTCTACTCTCTTACAGATCAAATAAGGCGTTCATCACGATCCGTTTCGGCAAATATAAGCGAGGCTTGGGGAAAAAGAAAGTATGAAAAATCTTTCGTCGCAAAGCTTACAGATTCTGAAGGAGAAGCAAGAGAAACCCAAACATGGCTCTTGTACGCATGGAAATGCAAATATATAAATGAAGAACAGCTTATTAGTTTAAATAAACAATACAATCAAATAATCGGGATGTTGGTCAATATGATGAGTCAGTCTGGAAAATGGTGTTCGTTTTCACAAAATAAGAATGAGTAG